The Salvelinus alpinus chromosome 35, SLU_Salpinus.1, whole genome shotgun sequence genome window below encodes:
- the LOC139564503 gene encoding tumor necrosis factor-like, whose product MEGYAMTTGDMERGLENSLVDSGPVYKTTVTAVAERKASRGWLWRLCGVLLVAALCAAAALLFAWFQHGRLATMQDGMEPQLEILIGAKDTHHTLKQIAGNAKAAIHLEGEYNPNLTADTVQWRKDDGQAFSQGGFKLQGNQILIPHTGLFFVYSQASFRVKCNGPGERTTPLSHVIYRYSDSIGDKANLLSGVRSVCQQNYGNAESNIGEGWYNAVYLSAVFQLNEGDKLWTETNRLTDVEPEHGKNFFGVFAL is encoded by the exons ATGGAGGGGTATGCGATGACAACTGGCGACATGGAGAGGGGCCTTGAAAATAGCCTTGTGGACAGTGGCCCTGTGTACAAGACAACGGTGACAGCTGTTGCTGAGAGAAAGGCCTCCAGAGGTTGGCTATGGAGGCTTTGTGGGGTCCTCTTAGTAGCAGCTTTATGTGCGGCAGCAGCCCTGCTCTTTGCCTGGTTTCAGCATGGAAGACTGGCAACG ATGCAGGACGGAATGGAGCCTCAGCTGGAGATACTCATTGGTGCAAAAG ATACCCACCATACATTGAAGCAGATTGCCGGCAATGCAAAAGCAGCCATCCATTTAGAGG GTGAATACAATCCTAATCTTACCGCTGACACAGTGCAGTGGAGAAAGGATGACGGCCAGGCCTTTTCCCAGGGCGGGTTCAAGCTACAAGGGAACCAAATCCTCATCCCACACACTGGGCTCTTCTTCGTTTACAGCCAGGCTTCGTTTAGGGTCAAGTGCAACGGCCCGGGCGAGCGTACCACTCCTCTGAGTCACGTTATTTATCGCTATTCGGACTCCATCGGGGATAAGGCTAATCTTCTTAGCGGGGTAAGGTCAGTTTGTCAACAAAACTACGGTAATGCTGAGTCCAATATCGGCGAGGGCTGGTACAATGCAGTTTACCTTAGTGCAGTGTTTCAGCTGAATGAAGGGGACAAACTGTGGACTGAGACCAATCGACTGACCGATGTGGAGCCAGAGCACGGCAAGAACTTTTTTGGTGTGTTTGCACTatga